From one Paramormyrops kingsleyae isolate MSU_618 chromosome 1, PKINGS_0.4, whole genome shotgun sequence genomic stretch:
- the LOC111837870 gene encoding SKI/DACH domain-containing protein 1-like, translating to MGDLESGFEEMEGVKLGYLVIEGKQMFALSQVFTDLLKNIPRTTVHKRMDHLKVKKHHCDLEELRKLKAINSIAFHAAKCTLISREDVEALYVSCKADRLPKSKKRKSNSRPPDLYDGQIRSEPRYNFWKKHVWFRLHDASQPFSFKHTAGRQEVASSPACNLPQIYSKFISHSCEAVNRTACRASKNYETAEIPGSRVTFNASHSFFRNVVCSRQPVRYHSAIAAQSSLSSTAGLIYKRKREQEGSGRELCNSSRHRRQVFLFPKCCKPKVSNGTLNKFHLEPELFHDHQQAESFQESCSSDTESTSNSERANYDSDFGSCLSTSTNSGTSDDDEDDSLSESSDVTDESSSQSDSSSVSSRVSLQSIRFRQTSLSALNNKTHLAPQPAVHYNNQYKTDQGGTTLFDYGLSKLYPKKSDCTPGGDKQDGVSSPKQCKHCPLDPGRERERLSGSFFEIPDRPARTDPKTDSAKEISPLPFSKKNKDFPLQRVPGEAKESHQAWISHCAQYKETIVSKYSDSNPSLTASFRKEAKISQGTKPAQPIRNIKEDVEDLCAFSNYNDENNAEAETQPSLLPNVKIKEENSSDEREYSCQDTAVGSQYGLNPTEPGIVHYLVDGGDFTDSKNSYRSNRANNTVYQKSPARRSGIISTLNTTYPDEGDYKNGARVRKNYRTLVLGKQYGNPRTHAKFGAKVNRTPSTGKSEYCEGSEDCITSSKRRRASSNLSVMKKTFNFIANFPPPPSLIIGSDGDLSPAYSLSSTKNNQTPHRSHPVWKWQLGGPALPLPPSHKFRKF from the coding sequence ATGGGAGACTTGGAGTCTGGTTTTGAAGAGATGGAGGGGGTGAAGCTTGGTTACTTGGTTATTGAGGGCAAGCAAATGTTTGCCCTTTCACAAGTCTTCACGGACCTCTTGAAAAACATTCCGAGGACAACTGTGCACAAACGTATGGACCACTTAAAAGTAAAGAAACACCACTGTGATTTGGAGGAATTGCGAAAACTTAAAGCAATAAACTCTATAGCCTTCCACGCGGCGAAATGCACGCTGATTTCCAGGGAAGATGTGGAGGCTCTGTACGTTTCCTGTAAAGCGGATCGCTTACCAAAATCCAAAAAGCGAAAATCAAATTCGCGTCCACCAGACCTCTACGATGGCCAGATTCGCTCTGAACCCCGCTATAATTTTTGGAAGAAACACGTTTGGTTTCGCTTGCATGATGCCTCTCAGCCCTTCTCCTTTAAGCACACAGCTGGACGACAGGAGGTCGCCTCGTCCCCGGCTTGCAATCTACCTCAGATTTATAGCAAATTCATCAGCCATAGCTGCGAAGCAGTCAACAGGACGGCTTGTAGAGCCTCCAAAAACTATGAAACAGCTGAAATACCTGGCAGCCGCGTAACGTTTAATGCGAGTCATTCGTTTTTTCGCAATGTGGTTTGCAGTCGACAGCCAGTGCGCTACCATTCCGCCATTGCGGCGCAGTCCAGCCTCTCAAGCACAGCCGGCCTAATTTATAAAAGGAAAAGAGAGCAGGAGGGCTCAGGGAGGGAATTGTGCAACTCGAGCAGGCACCGTCGCCAGGTTTTTCTTTTCCCAAAGTGCTGCAAGCCAAAAGTATCCAACGGTACTTTAAACAAATTTCACCTTGAGCCGGAGCTATTCCACGACCACCAGCAAGCTGAAAGTTTCCAAGAGAGCTGCAGCAGCGACACGGAGTCCACTTCTAACTCTGAAAGAGCTAATTATGACTCTGATTTTGGGTCATGTCTGTCTACCAGCACCAACTCCGGAACCTCAGACGACGACGAAGATGATTCCCTGTCAGAATCGTCCGATGTCACGGACGAAAGTTCTTCCCAATCCGATTCTAGCTCCGTATCGAGCCGGGTCTCTTTACAGAGTATTCGGTTCAGGCAAACGAGCTTGTCAGCTCTCAACAATAAAACGCATTTGGCGCCACAGCCTGCTGTTCACTATAATAACCAATACAAGACAGATCAGGGCGGAACAACTTTGTTTGATTATGGTCTTTCAAAACTATACCCTAAGAAATCTGACTGTACTCCCGGTGGTGATAAGCAGGACGGCGTCAGTTCACCCAAGCAGTGCAAACATTGCCCGCTTGACCCGGGAAGGGAGAGGGAGCGACTTTCTGGGTCATTCTTTGAAATTCCAGATCGTCCAGCACGAACTGACCCCAAAACTGACAGCGCTAAAGAAATAAGCCCTTTGCCTttctcaaagaaaaacaaagacttTCCTCTACAAAGAGTACCGGGAGAAGCAAAAGAATCCCACCAAGCCTGGATATCACACTGTGCTCAATATAAAGAAACAATAGTTTCTAAGTACAGCGACAGCAATCCTTCGTTAACCGCAAGTTTCAGGAAAGAAGCAAAAATTAGCCAAGGCACGAAACCTGCTCAACCTATCAGGAACATCAAGGAGGACGTGGAGGATCTATGCGCATTCTCGAATTATAACGACGAGAATAACGCGGAAGCAGAAACGCAGCCAAGTTTATTACCCAATGTGAAAATCAAAGAAGAAAACAGCTCTGACGAACGCGAGTACTCCTGTCAAGATACTGCAGTTGGATCACAATACGGATTGAACCCAACAGAACCAGGAATTGTTCACTACCTTGTTGATGGTGGCGACTTTACGGATTCCAAAAATTCGTATAGATCCAACAGGGCGAACAACACTGTATACCAGAAGTCTCCAGCAAGGAGGTCGGGAATTATAAGCACTTTAAATACTACTTATCCGGATGAGGGAGATTATAAAAATGGTGCGAGGGTTAGGAAAAACTACAGGACTTTGGTACTGGGAAAACAATATGGGAATCCGAGGACGCATGCTAAATTCGGTGCCAAAGTTAACAGGACGCCAAGTACAGGTAAATCCGAATATTGTGAAGGATCTGAGGATTGTATAACTTCGAGTAAACGCAGACGCGCCTCCAGCAACCTGTCGGTTATGAAAAAAACCTTTAACTTCATAGCGAATTTTCCACCGCCGCCATCGCTGATTATTGGCAGCGATGGGGATCTGAGTCCCGCTTATTCTTTAAGCTCAACGAAGAATAACCAAACGCCTCATAGGTCGCATCCCGTGTGGAAATGGCAGCTCGGAGGCCCCGCTCTACCTCTTCCGCCCAGTCACAAATTCAGGAAATTTTAG